A genome region from Clupea harengus chromosome 7, Ch_v2.0.2, whole genome shotgun sequence includes the following:
- the riok2 gene encoding serine/threonine-protein kinase RIO2, translating to MGKLNVVLLRYLSRDDFRVLTAVEMGMKNHEIVPVSLVASIASLKHGGCNKVLRELVKHKLMAYERSKMVQGYRLNYGGYDYLALKTLSSRDVITSVGNQMGVGKESDIYIVANGEDEQFALKLHRLGRTSFRNLKNKRDYHKGRTGMSWLYLSRLSAMKEFAYMKALYERGFPVPKPVDYNRHAVVMELINGYPLCQVREVADASALYNEIMELIVKLANHGLIHGDFNEFNLMLDDNDHVTMIDFPQMVSTSHFNAEWYFDRDVRCVREYFIRRYNYESELYPTFKDIRRGCSLDVEISASGYTKAMQKDDELLHPEGPEGAEGQSEDDEDDEDPEEGPSEPVDLGTEEAANLEEYKQAMLELEGLRLDEDTKTSQRDPSKDQPDCDPSQGGPIHKQTDNKAQNQSELERNVDETETRTEALPKELGAGNCTSPRSDEELEAADECPDLVDLSAINKEFKPFRDGESLQHVNEHRRRTTSESTVASTDSITSCSTIAPEVIRQKVKRQLSKHQKAAIHRRLQKGEASLVTKARRENSSNIKSSLDCADFWG from the exons ATGGGGAAATTAAACGTTGTTCTTCTAAGGTATCTTTCACGGGATGATTTCCGGGTTCTAACTGCC GTCGAAATGGGAATGAAAAATCATGAAATCGTCCCAGTGAGCCTCGTCGCCTCCATAGCTAGTCTCAAACATGGGGGATGCAATAAAGTCCTGAGAGAGTTGGTAAAACACAAACTGATGGCCTACGAACGGTCAAAGA TGGTGCAAGGATATCGACTAAATTATGGAGGCTATGATTACCTGGCACTGAAGACTCTGTCATCACGGGATGTCATCACATCTGTTGGAAATCAAATGGGAGTAGGCAAAGAGTCAG ACATCTACATTGTTGCAAACGGCGAGGATGAGCAGTTTGCATTAAAACTGCACAGACTTGGAAGGACATCTTTCCGAAACTTAAAGAACAAGCGGGATTATCACAAGGGCCGCACCGGCATGTCTTGGCTCTATCTGTCCCGCCTCTCCGCCATGAAAGAGTTTGCCTATATGAAG GCGTTGTACGAAAGGGGATTTCCTGTCCCAAAACCTGTGGATTACAACAGGCACGCAGTTGTGATGGAGCTCATCAATGGATATCCTCT ATGTCAGGTTCGGGAGGTGGCCGATGCTTCTGCTCTGTACAATGAGATCATGGAACTGATCGTCAAGCTGGCCAACCACGGGCTCATCCACGGAGATTTCAACGAGTTCAACCTCATGCTCGACGACAACGATCACGTCACCATGATCGACTTTCCCCAGATGGTGTCCACCTCGCATTTCAATGCCGAATG GTATTTTGACCGCGATGTAAGATGCGTCCGAGAATACTTCATCAGACGTTACAATTATGAGAGCGAACTTTACCCAACTTTCAAAGACATAAG gCGAGGGTGTTCACTGGACGTGGAGATTTCAGCCAGCGGCTACACCAAAGCCATGCAGAAGGACGACGAGCTTCTCCACCCAGAGGGTCCGGAGGGAGCCGAGGGACAGAGCGAGGACGATGAGGACGATGAGGACCCAGAGGAAGGCCCCAGTGAACCAGTTGACCTCGGCACCGAAGAGGCGGCAAACCTGGAGGAGTACAAGCAAGCCATGTTGGAACTGGAGGGGCTAAGACTGGACGAGGACACTAAGACAAGCCAGCGTGATCCCAGCAAAGACCAGCCAGACTGTGACCCAAGCCAGGGTGGCCCcattcacaaacagacagacaacaaaGCCCAGAACCAGAGTGAACTAGAACGTAACGTGGATGAAACCGAGACGAGAACAGAAGCTCTGCCAAAGGAACTAGGAGCTGGAAATTGCACGAGTCCCAGGAGTGATGAGGAGCTGGAGGCGGCGGACGAGTGCCCTGACCTTGTCGACCTCTCAGCCATCAACAAAGAATTCAAGCCTTTCAG AGACGGTGAAAGTCTCCAGCACGTTAACGAGCATCGGAGGAGAACCACCAGCGAGAGCACAGTGGCCAGCACCGACAGTATCACCAGCTGCTCCACCATTGCCCCG gaggTGATCAGACAGAAAGTGAAGCGGCAGCTGTCGAAGCACCAGAAGGCTGCCATCCACCGGCGCCTGCAGAAGGGAGAGGCCAGCCTGGTGACCAAGGCCCGCCGGGAGAACTCCAGCAACATCAAGAGCAGCCTGGACTGCGCTGACTTCTGGGGCTGA
- the lix1 gene encoding protein limb expression 1 homolog — protein sequence MSSLLFPVNVVAMLHQFWEQKQVKEASLHPENLVVYESSTSPVPPFICYVTLPGGSCFGNFQNCYTKAEARRDAARIALMNSMFNELPSRRITPDFIKRSLEETVATTNGCIEEASDPSTSIGAYCLMLESNAGKTMLEFQEIMTMFQLLHWNGSLKAFRERKCSRQNVINYYSQHRLDECTRSHMVLDWMVREQQTPGLVSQQLQVALHELEQARRSGRELRFYKEKKEILNIALSQAYSEQLEFSPNGDRWSHVEPNPDSFRHNRQPSPESSLTDQTESYEFYSQENINDRESLG from the exons ATGTCATCACTTTTGTTTCCAGTGAACGTCGTGGCAATGCTTCATCAGTTTTGGGAACAGAAGCAGGTAAAGGAAGCCTCCCTCCACCCGGAGAATTTAGTCGTTTACGAGTCGTCCACCTCTCCGGTCCCACCTTTCATCTGCTACGTCACATTACCAGGCGGGAGCTGTTTCGGTAATTTCCAG AACTGTTACACCAAGGCAGAGGCCAGGCGTGATGCTGCCCGAATTGCCCTGATGAACTCCATGTTCAATGAGTTGCCCTCACGCAGGATCACCCCAGACTTCATCAAAAGAAGCCTTGAGGAGACTGTGGCTACTACAAAT GGGTGTATTGAAGAGGCCTCAGATCCCAGCACAAGTATTGGAGCATACTGTCTCATGCTTGAATCAAACGCTGGCAAAACAATGCTGGAATTTCAG GAGATCATGACGATGTTTCAACTTTTGCACTGGAATGGGTCACTAAAAGCGTTTCGAGAGAGGAAATGTAGCCGCCAG aACGTCATTAACTATTACTCGCAGCACCGGCTTGATGAGTGCACACGGAGCCACATGGTGCTGGACTGGATGGTGCGGGAGCAGCAGACGCCTGGCCTGGTGTCCCAGCAGCTCCAGGTGGCCCTGCACGAGCTGGAGCAGGCCAGGCGCTCGGGCCGCGAGCTGCGCTTCtacaaggagaagaaagagatcCTGAATATTGCTCTAAGTCAGGCTTATAGCGAGCAGCTGGAGTTCAGCCCAAATGGGGACCGGTGGTCTCACGTAGAGCCAAACCCAGATTCTTTCAGACATAACAGACAGCCGAGCCCGGAGAGCAGCCTGACAGACCaaactgaaagctatgaattctACTCCCAAGAAAATATAAACGATAGAGAATCTCTCGGTTGA